The proteins below come from a single Sulfurovum xiamenensis genomic window:
- the aspS gene encoding aspartate--tRNA ligase, protein MRTHYCAEVNEEHIGQEVTVAGWVSSRRDHGGLIFIDLRDKDEVVQLVCDPADNADAHKLAEEVRDQFVLIAKGKVRARGEGLENPKLKTGKIEIVVDDLNIENRSKPMPFDLNDDKVNEEIKLKHRYLELRTQKSYDIFKLRSKATIAARNSLDALNFLEVETPIITKSTPEGARDYLVPSRVHPGEFYALPQSPQLFKQLLMVGGFDRYFQIAKCFRDEDLRADRQPEFTQIDVEMSFCDQEDVIAVAEKLIHDVFSACGFDIPTTFKRMPHAEAMEKYGSDKPDMRYDLAMVDVIDIFERCDNEIFSNIAKAPKKNRIKALKVPKGDEIFSKRQMKGFEDYVRKFGASGLGYFQMKEDGLKGPLTKFFTEEDIQAIIERCELEVGDAVFFGAGEKKLVWDYMGRFRIYLAETMDIIPKDTFEFLWVMDFPMFEVEDGKVKALHHPFTQPKSLDYEDIEDIESIAYDIVLNGTELGGGSIRIHKEAVQAEIFKLLGIDEEEAQDKFGFLLDALKFGAPPHGGFALGLDRLIMLMTGASSIREVIAFPKTQKAQCLLTQAPSVVDAEQLKDLSLRIRQTPTA, encoded by the coding sequence ATGAGAACACATTATTGTGCAGAAGTAAACGAAGAACATATTGGACAAGAAGTTACCGTTGCGGGTTGGGTCTCTTCACGTAGAGATCATGGTGGACTTATATTCATCGACCTTAGAGACAAAGATGAAGTAGTACAGCTTGTGTGTGATCCGGCAGACAATGCGGATGCACATAAACTAGCTGAAGAAGTAAGAGACCAATTTGTTTTGATAGCTAAAGGTAAAGTACGTGCTAGAGGTGAAGGACTGGAAAATCCTAAACTTAAAACCGGAAAGATCGAGATTGTAGTGGATGATCTTAACATAGAGAACCGTTCTAAACCTATGCCTTTTGATCTCAATGATGATAAGGTAAATGAAGAGATCAAACTGAAGCACCGTTACTTGGAACTGCGTACACAAAAATCTTACGATATCTTTAAGCTTCGTTCAAAAGCAACGATCGCTGCACGTAACTCACTTGATGCACTCAATTTCCTTGAAGTTGAAACACCTATCATTACCAAATCTACTCCGGAAGGTGCAAGAGATTACCTAGTACCTTCTCGTGTACATCCTGGTGAATTTTATGCACTGCCACAGTCTCCACAGCTTTTCAAACAATTGCTTATGGTTGGTGGTTTCGACCGTTACTTCCAGATCGCAAAATGTTTCAGAGATGAAGACTTGAGAGCAGACAGACAACCTGAATTTACACAAATAGATGTTGAGATGTCTTTCTGTGATCAGGAAGACGTGATAGCAGTTGCAGAAAAACTCATCCACGATGTATTCTCTGCATGTGGTTTTGATATTCCTACTACGTTCAAACGTATGCCTCACGCTGAAGCGATGGAGAAATACGGTTCAGACAAACCAGACATGCGTTATGACCTGGCAATGGTAGATGTGATCGACATTTTTGAAAGATGTGACAATGAGATCTTCTCAAATATCGCAAAAGCACCTAAGAAAAATCGTATCAAAGCACTGAAAGTACCAAAAGGTGATGAGATCTTCTCAAAACGTCAAATGAAAGGTTTTGAAGACTATGTACGTAAATTCGGTGCATCTGGTCTGGGTTACTTCCAGATGAAAGAAGATGGTCTTAAAGGTCCACTTACCAAATTCTTCACAGAAGAAGATATTCAGGCTATCATCGAAAGATGTGAACTTGAGGTAGGTGATGCTGTCTTCTTTGGTGCCGGTGAGAAAAAACTGGTATGGGATTATATGGGTCGTTTCCGTATCTATCTTGCAGAAACGATGGATATCATCCCTAAAGATACTTTTGAGTTCTTATGGGTCATGGACTTCCCTATGTTCGAAGTAGAAGACGGCAAGGTCAAAGCGCTTCACCATCCATTTACACAACCAAAATCACTCGATTATGAAGATATCGAAGATATTGAGTCTATCGCTTATGATATCGTACTTAATGGTACAGAACTAGGTGGTGGATCTATCCGTATCCATAAAGAAGCTGTGCAGGCAGAGATCTTTAAGCTCCTTGGTATCGATGAAGAGGAAGCACAAGACAAATTCGGATTCTTACTTGATGCACTCAAATTCGGTGCACCGCCACATGGTGGTTTTGCCTTAGGTCTTGACAGACTTATCATGCTTATGACAGGTGCTTCAAGTATCCGTGAAGTTATTGCATTCCCTAAAACACAAAAAGCACAGTGTCTTCTTACACAAGCACCAAGTGTTGTAGATGCAGAACAGCTTAAAGACCTAAGCCTTAGAATCAGACAAACACCAACAGCATAA
- a CDS encoding adenylate kinase, producing the protein MKKLFLIIGAPGSGKTTDASIIAEKNSDTIVHYSTGDMLREEVASGSELGQTIESYISKGALVPLNIIVDTIVSAIKNAPVDNVLIDGYPRSTEQMTAFDELVSKEDDIELASVIEVRVSEQVARERILGRRAEAAPGEERSDDSEEVFNDRMKIYTDPLAEIQAFYTEKNLLEVISGERTLEEVVADMEAFVKSKI; encoded by the coding sequence ATGAAAAAACTATTTTTAATCATTGGCGCACCAGGTTCAGGAAAAACAACAGATGCAAGTATCATCGCTGAGAAAAACAGTGACACTATCGTACACTACTCTACTGGAGATATGCTAAGAGAAGAAGTAGCAAGCGGAAGCGAATTGGGACAAACGATAGAAAGCTATATCTCTAAAGGTGCACTGGTACCACTGAACATCATCGTAGACACGATCGTATCTGCTATTAAAAATGCACCTGTAGACAATGTACTTATCGATGGGTATCCAAGAAGTACAGAGCAAATGACTGCTTTTGATGAACTGGTATCTAAAGAAGATGATATTGAACTTGCATCAGTCATAGAAGTAAGAGTAAGCGAGCAAGTAGCTAGAGAGAGAATTTTAGGCCGTCGTGCAGAAGCAGCCCCAGGTGAAGAGAGAAGTGATGACAGTGAAGAGGTATTCAACGATAGAATGAAGATCTATACAGATCCATTGGCTGAAATTCAAGCATTTTATACAGAGAAAAACCTTTTAGAAGTGATTTCTGGTGAGAGAACGCTTGAAGAAGTTGTTGCTGATATGGAAGCATTCGTTAAAAGCAAGATCTAA
- a CDS encoding OmpP1/FadL family transporter, translating into MNVKTTRTLGKLIALSLITSTMIHATNGDNLIAMGAKARGMGGAGIAMSHGAESALSNGALITSVEGTEIGFGGTLFMPDIKTEIAGMGPKYTSDADTNVIPEVSIAHKIDENWYIGVGMWGTAGMGTDYSEVPGNFQMVTNLQLMQFGVPIAYKTGGLSLAVTPILQYGNLDINYDSTGMQNGGPNGAGLAQDFGFGYNLGLAYDFTANGIDGLTFGAMYRSAIEMDYNPQISTAMAGFGRSNFSDKLEQPEEYGLGLAYTMGQHTFAFDYKKIKWSDAQGYGDYGWDDSDVYAIGYQYTENEWTVRLGYNHAESAVVETADPLFNMLNLLGFPATQEDHYTVGASYEFTRAFSLDLAYVYAPTNTETFSIAPLGSTITTDHAEDSVSFQLAYTF; encoded by the coding sequence ATGAACGTAAAGACAACAAGAACCTTAGGGAAATTAATCGCACTTTCACTTATCACTTCAACGATGATCCATGCAACAAACGGAGATAACCTTATCGCAATGGGTGCAAAAGCGAGAGGTATGGGTGGTGCTGGAATCGCTATGAGTCATGGTGCAGAATCTGCTTTAAGCAATGGTGCACTCATCACCAGTGTGGAAGGTACTGAAATCGGGTTTGGTGGTACGCTATTTATGCCAGATATTAAAACAGAAATAGCCGGTATGGGACCTAAGTATACTAGTGATGCAGATACAAATGTAATTCCAGAAGTATCTATTGCACATAAGATAGATGAAAATTGGTATATTGGTGTAGGTATGTGGGGAACTGCTGGTATGGGTACAGATTACAGTGAGGTACCAGGAAACTTTCAAATGGTTACAAACTTGCAACTTATGCAATTTGGAGTACCTATTGCCTATAAAACAGGTGGCTTGAGTCTTGCCGTCACCCCTATTCTCCAGTATGGTAATTTGGATATTAACTATGATTCTACGGGAATGCAAAATGGAGGTCCAAATGGTGCTGGATTAGCACAAGACTTTGGGTTTGGTTATAATTTAGGTCTTGCCTATGACTTCACCGCAAATGGTATCGATGGTCTTACATTTGGAGCTATGTATAGATCCGCTATAGAGATGGACTATAATCCTCAAATAAGCACGGCTATGGCAGGATTTGGTCGATCTAATTTTAGTGACAAACTTGAACAACCGGAAGAGTATGGTCTAGGTCTTGCTTATACTATGGGTCAACATACTTTTGCTTTTGACTACAAAAAAATAAAATGGTCTGATGCCCAAGGCTATGGTGATTATGGTTGGGATGACTCTGATGTCTACGCCATTGGTTACCAATATACAGAAAACGAATGGACCGTAAGACTAGGATACAATCATGCAGAGTCTGCAGTAGTAGAAACAGCAGATCCACTATTTAATATGTTAAATCTATTAGGTTTCCCTGCAACCCAAGAAGATCACTATACAGTAGGTGCAAGTTATGAATTTACAAGAGCTTTCTCTCTTGACTTAGCTTATGTTTATGCTCCTACAAATACTGAAACATTTAGTATAGCTCCTCTAGGTAGTACTATTACTACTGATCACGCGGAAGACAGTGTTTCTTTCCAATTAGCCTATACGTTTTAA
- a CDS encoding histone deacetylase family protein, with product MKVAYITDDIYLQHHTGAMHPESPDRLTAINKAIEVLHPSLTFKSPISASERIIELVHSPEHIESVKNVCAYGGRIDSDTVCSVDSFDAARMAVGAGVVALDGIKSEEFERVFCAVRPPGHHARPAQAMGFCLFNNIAIAARYAQSIGYKKVMIVDFDVHHGNGTQDTFYADDSVFYFSSHQAYIFPGTGAASEKGEGKGIGYTANFPVMAGTTDSELLDIYENDLPSLVKDFNPDIILVSAGYDLHESDPLAQLNITTEGIRDIVRCILDSADVPFVFFLEGGYNVNALGENAKVTLEEMLKSTSS from the coding sequence ATGAAAGTAGCGTATATAACGGATGATATCTATCTACAGCATCATACCGGAGCAATGCATCCAGAGTCTCCAGATCGCTTGACGGCAATTAATAAAGCCATTGAAGTACTGCATCCATCTTTGACATTTAAATCTCCTATAAGTGCTTCAGAGCGTATCATAGAGCTTGTACACTCTCCTGAACATATTGAGAGCGTTAAAAACGTTTGTGCATATGGTGGCCGCATAGATTCCGATACGGTTTGCAGTGTAGATTCTTTTGATGCAGCAAGAATGGCTGTGGGGGCGGGAGTAGTGGCATTGGATGGTATAAAGTCTGAAGAATTTGAACGGGTTTTTTGTGCTGTAAGACCACCTGGACATCATGCCAGACCTGCACAAGCTATGGGGTTCTGTCTTTTCAATAATATCGCTATAGCTGCACGGTATGCACAGAGTATAGGGTACAAAAAAGTGATGATCGTCGATTTTGATGTGCATCACGGTAATGGTACACAAGATACTTTTTATGCTGATGACTCTGTATTTTATTTTTCATCACATCAGGCGTATATATTTCCCGGTACAGGTGCCGCATCAGAGAAAGGTGAGGGTAAAGGCATTGGCTACACTGCAAACTTTCCAGTGATGGCTGGAACTACAGATAGTGAATTACTTGACATCTATGAAAATGATCTGCCTTCACTCGTCAAGGACTTTAACCCTGATATCATCTTGGTCTCTGCAGGGTATGATCTGCATGAAAGTGACCCTTTGGCACAACTCAACATCACTACGGAAGGTATAAGAGATATAGTGAGGTGTATACTGGATAGTGCAGATGTGCCTTTTGTGTTTTTTTTAGAAGGGGGTTATAATGTCAATGCTCTGGGAGAGAATGCGAAAGTGACACTGGAAGAGATGCTGAAAAGCACCTCTTCCTAA
- a CDS encoding YSC84-related protein codes for MYSKKFNPMMLLILISLVFTQFSFAKPAVQLNADVDIAIKKFEKEVVGGPEFLSKVKGYLVFPSVIKGGFIVGGEYGEGALRINGTTKHFYSMTSASIGYQAGVQEHSVLIAFLSEASLNNFIRSNGWEAGVDGSITVADWGKNKDITSISYEKPIVAFIYGAEGLMLGVSIEGTKFQRIIPN; via the coding sequence ATGTACAGTAAAAAATTCAACCCAATGATGCTATTGATACTCATCTCTCTAGTCTTTACTCAATTTTCATTTGCAAAACCAGCTGTCCAACTTAATGCAGATGTTGATATAGCTATCAAAAAATTTGAAAAAGAAGTGGTAGGAGGACCGGAATTTCTTTCAAAAGTAAAAGGATATCTTGTATTTCCTTCTGTCATCAAGGGTGGATTTATCGTTGGAGGTGAATATGGTGAAGGTGCCCTACGTATCAATGGTACAACAAAACACTTTTACAGTATGACATCCGCTTCTATAGGGTACCAAGCCGGTGTTCAAGAGCATTCTGTGCTGATCGCCTTTCTTTCAGAAGCCTCATTAAACAATTTTATTCGAAGTAATGGATGGGAAGCCGGTGTAGATGGTTCTATTACGGTAGCGGACTGGGGGAAAAATAAAGATATCACCTCTATCAGTTATGAAAAACCTATTGTGGCCTTTATCTATGGTGCAGAAGGATTAATGTTAGGTGTCAGTATAGAAGGTACAAAATTCCAAAGGATCATACCTAATTAA
- a CDS encoding radical SAM/SPASM domain-containing protein, with protein sequence MNFYRIYIELTNVCGLSCSFCPTKALPTKEMDLDFFESILKQAKVYTKEIACHVVGDPLTLSNLDAYLNIIHKHGLKAMLTTSGYFLKKHSYDTLFHPCVKQINISLNSFNKNDTSITFEQYMNPVLALCEAKLERGEDIFINLRVWNLDEMMSERRFNETLFEKLSSAFGTKLDLKTIYEEKPKSLRLASKILVHFDNYFEWPSLNNRNYGHGTCQGLQSHVAILASGKVVPCCLDCDGIIELGDLHENTLDEILTAKRAVDMVEGFKEGKAVEELCQKCSYKDRFND encoded by the coding sequence ATGAATTTTTACCGTATTTACATAGAACTGACAAATGTATGTGGACTCTCTTGCAGCTTTTGTCCGACAAAGGCTTTACCTACGAAAGAGATGGACCTCGATTTTTTTGAATCCATTTTGAAACAAGCCAAAGTCTATACCAAGGAGATTGCTTGTCATGTTGTCGGGGACCCTCTGACCCTGTCCAACCTGGATGCGTATTTAAATATTATCCACAAGCATGGGCTTAAAGCAATGCTCACGACCAGCGGATACTTTTTAAAGAAACACTCTTATGATACACTTTTTCATCCTTGTGTAAAACAGATCAACATATCACTCAACAGTTTCAATAAAAATGATACTTCTATCACCTTTGAACAATATATGAACCCCGTACTTGCGTTATGTGAAGCCAAGCTAGAGAGAGGAGAAGATATCTTTATTAATTTACGTGTATGGAATTTAGATGAAATGATGAGTGAACGAAGGTTCAATGAAACACTCTTTGAAAAACTCTCGTCTGCATTTGGTACCAAACTTGATCTTAAAACTATTTATGAAGAGAAACCAAAGTCACTGCGTTTAGCTTCTAAAATACTTGTACATTTTGACAACTATTTTGAATGGCCTTCTTTAAACAATAGAAACTATGGGCATGGTACATGCCAAGGCCTACAGTCGCATGTGGCTATCTTGGCCAGCGGGAAAGTGGTCCCTTGCTGTTTGGATTGTGATGGGATCATAGAACTTGGAGATTTGCATGAAAATACGCTGGATGAGATCCTAACTGCAAAGCGTGCTGTAGATATGGTAGAGGGATTTAAAGAGGGCAAAGCGGTGGAAGAACTTTGCCAGAAGTGTTCTTATAAGGATCGTTTTAACGATTAA
- a CDS encoding efflux RND transporter permease subunit yields the protein MYKFSINRPITTLMGVLSFIVFGLMSYNTMPVNLFPNVDFPVVTIQTTYDGADASTVETKVTDKLEEAVSGIDGIDKLMSTSYEGFSTVTIQFELFKDIDEATNDVRDKIGSVLLPNEVEKPIVKKLGASGVVINLFIATKTGDVTALMRMADEKIKPKLQRIKGVGEVNIIGYQDREVRIFVDPFKLNKYDLTPLDVQNIVAAQNINQGAGKLISDQKETVIKVKADAISVEDLRELIIKPGIKLKDVARVIDGLSDSSSYSSYNGNQGVMLEVKKISGENVLDIIHGVKEVMPRLKTIAGEDYTLQLLQDQSDKIMVNIDNVTFDLIYGSILAIIIVFFFLRNVTATIVSALAIPTSIIGTFAIIDWLGYDLNKLTLIGLTLAIGIFIDDAIVVIENITKKMEAGMEPFKASLEGIKEVSFSILAISSVLLAVFVPVAFMDGIVGMFFNSFAMTVAAGVVISYLVAVMFIPTVGARVLSAKESKFFHLTEPLFVKLDRAYVALLKPLIRFKWITILVTIGVLVSSTKLSTGMDFVPMQDNSEFQVFTKAPVGISLEEMKKKMKPLLEKMESDENIEYSVLSIGYNSAKEIHKAKIYAKLKPVAQRSVSQEDVVQQYTNEFKTIKDMVVTVEEVAPFDTGSSNAPIQIVVTGDDLEVLNKTTQKLMDLLKETKGAVGIDRDYESGKPEIKIDILRENAQRSGVSADEIAGILSSAYSSDRAISYYEENGREFDITLRFEDQYRSTIDDIKKLQVKNSDGEFVSLEGLITFEEHTGTASINRYDRERKVMVTSGMYETSLDVIMKVVDDKIGEILPVGYNYRYTGDIENMADTNAAFGAAVLLAVILIYLILAALYESIIQPFIIMVAMPLSFTGVIVALYLTGNNFSLFVMIGIILLLGMVGKNAILVVDFANQAIKEGKEVNEAILEAGEKRLRPILMTTFAMIGAMLPLAFGGGAGHESNAPMALAIIGGLMSSTILTLLVVPAIYRIMYPMDAWLRKWYEKGKI from the coding sequence ATGTATAAATTTTCCATAAACAGACCTATCACAACATTGATGGGGGTATTGTCCTTTATAGTATTTGGATTAATGTCCTATAACACGATGCCTGTCAATCTTTTTCCCAATGTCGATTTCCCCGTTGTAACCATTCAAACGACTTACGATGGTGCTGATGCCAGTACCGTGGAAACCAAAGTGACAGATAAACTGGAAGAGGCGGTCAGCGGGATCGATGGGATCGATAAACTGATGTCAACCTCTTATGAAGGATTCAGTACTGTCACCATACAGTTTGAGCTTTTTAAAGATATCGATGAAGCGACCAATGATGTACGTGACAAGATCGGTTCTGTACTGCTTCCTAATGAAGTGGAGAAACCGATCGTAAAAAAACTGGGTGCAAGTGGCGTGGTGATCAACCTCTTCATTGCTACTAAAACAGGTGATGTGACTGCACTGATGCGAATGGCAGATGAGAAGATCAAACCTAAACTACAACGGATCAAAGGTGTAGGTGAAGTCAATATCATTGGGTATCAGGATAGAGAAGTACGGATTTTTGTTGACCCTTTTAAACTCAATAAATATGATCTTACACCTCTTGATGTTCAAAATATCGTTGCTGCTCAGAACATTAACCAAGGGGCAGGTAAGCTTATCAGTGATCAAAAAGAGACCGTGATCAAGGTGAAAGCGGATGCCATCAGTGTGGAGGATCTTCGAGAGTTGATCATTAAACCGGGAATCAAACTGAAAGATGTTGCACGTGTTATAGATGGATTGAGTGACAGCAGCAGTTATTCCTCATACAATGGGAATCAAGGTGTGATGCTTGAGGTGAAAAAGATCTCCGGTGAAAATGTATTGGATATCATTCACGGGGTAAAAGAGGTAATGCCTCGCCTTAAAACAATTGCAGGTGAAGACTACACTCTGCAATTGCTTCAGGACCAGAGCGACAAGATCATGGTCAATATAGACAATGTGACCTTTGACCTTATCTATGGATCCATACTGGCGATCATCATTGTATTCTTCTTTCTTAGAAATGTGACTGCAACGATCGTTTCTGCATTGGCCATTCCTACATCGATCATTGGGACATTTGCCATTATTGACTGGTTGGGGTATGATCTGAATAAATTGACACTGATAGGACTTACACTGGCTATCGGTATCTTTATTGATGATGCGATCGTTGTGATTGAAAACATTACTAAAAAGATGGAAGCAGGAATGGAGCCATTTAAAGCATCTCTTGAAGGGATCAAAGAGGTGTCATTTTCCATCTTGGCGATCTCTTCAGTGTTGTTAGCAGTATTTGTACCTGTGGCTTTTATGGATGGTATCGTGGGTATGTTCTTTAATTCTTTTGCGATGACCGTAGCTGCAGGGGTTGTGATCTCTTATCTGGTTGCAGTAATGTTCATCCCGACGGTCGGAGCAAGGGTATTAAGTGCCAAGGAGAGTAAATTTTTTCATTTGACAGAGCCACTTTTTGTCAAACTAGACAGAGCGTATGTAGCGCTACTCAAACCATTGATCCGTTTTAAATGGATCACTATTCTGGTCACGATCGGTGTATTGGTTTCCTCAACCAAACTCTCTACAGGAATGGATTTCGTGCCGATGCAGGACAACAGTGAGTTTCAGGTATTTACCAAGGCACCGGTAGGAATAAGCTTGGAAGAGATGAAGAAAAAAATGAAGCCTCTACTTGAGAAAATGGAGAGTGATGAGAATATAGAGTATTCTGTATTGTCCATTGGTTATAACAGTGCCAAGGAGATACATAAAGCAAAGATCTATGCAAAGCTCAAACCTGTAGCGCAGAGGTCTGTTTCTCAAGAAGATGTTGTACAGCAGTATACCAATGAATTCAAGACGATCAAAGATATGGTCGTGACGGTTGAAGAGGTTGCACCGTTTGATACGGGTAGCAGTAATGCACCCATACAGATCGTTGTAACCGGAGATGATCTTGAGGTACTGAATAAAACGACACAGAAATTGATGGATCTACTCAAAGAGACTAAAGGTGCAGTAGGTATCGATAGAGACTATGAGAGTGGAAAACCAGAAATAAAAATCGATATTTTAAGAGAAAATGCACAGCGCTCTGGCGTAAGTGCCGATGAGATCGCAGGTATCTTGTCAAGTGCCTATTCAAGTGACAGAGCAATATCCTACTACGAAGAGAATGGCCGTGAGTTTGATATTACCTTGCGTTTTGAAGATCAATATCGAAGCACGATCGATGATATTAAAAAACTCCAGGTCAAAAACAGTGACGGTGAATTTGTTTCGCTTGAAGGATTGATCACTTTTGAAGAGCATACCGGTACAGCATCCATCAACCGTTACGACCGTGAGCGTAAAGTGATGGTGACATCAGGTATGTATGAGACCAGTTTAGATGTTATTATGAAAGTAGTGGATGATAAAATCGGTGAAATACTGCCTGTAGGATATAATTACCGTTATACGGGAGATATTGAAAATATGGCGGATACGAATGCTGCGTTTGGTGCTGCAGTACTCTTGGCAGTCATTTTGATCTATCTGATCCTTGCTGCACTGTATGAGTCTATCATTCAGCCATTCATTATTATGGTAGCCATGCCACTTTCCTTTACAGGGGTTATCGTGGCACTCTATTTGACAGGAAACAATTTCTCTCTCTTTGTCATGATCGGGATCATTCTCCTGCTTGGAATGGTAGGAAAGAATGCAATTTTGGTGGTCGACTTTGCGAATCAGGCGATCAAAGAAGGTAAAGAGGTGAATGAAGCCATACTGGAAGCGGGGGAAAAAAGACTTCGTCCTATCTTAATGACCACTTTTGCTATGATAGGTGCGATGCTTCCTCTGGCATTTGGAGGCGGAGCAGGGCATGAGAGTAATGCACCAATGGCATTGGCGATCATCGGAGGACTGATGAGTTCCACTATTTTGACCCTTTTGGTGGTTCCGGCTATTTACCGTATTATGTACCCGATGGATGCATGGCTCAGGAAATGGTATGAAAAAGGAAAAATATGA